GGAACGAAAAAGTGGGCAAGAAGATCCGTGAAGCTGAACTGAGAAAAGTGCCTTACATGCTGATCGTAGGTGAAAAAGAAGCCGCAGATGGCACGGTAAGTGTACGCAGACACGGTGAAGGCGACAAAGGAACTTTGTCCGTTGAAGATTTTAAATCCCTGATACACAATGAGGTCGAAAAGAAACTCGAAGAGTTCACGACCCAGTGATCAAGGATGAAGTAGAACAATTAAAAGGCAATACAATAGCAATACGAAGAAGAAGATCACGAGGATCCTACGTTAAACGAGAAGACCCTCATAAGATCAACGATAAGATCACCGCTCCCAAAGTAAGAGTGGTCGGAGAAGGAGTCGAAGCACAGGTAGTCCCTATTCAGCGCGCACTTGAGATTGCGACAGAGAAGGAACTCGACCTGGTGGAGATCTCCCCTAAGGCCGACCCTCCGGTATGCAAGATCATGGATTATCGTAAGTTCCTTTACGAACAGAAAAAGAAAGAAAAGGAACTGAAGGCCAAGCAGTCCAAGATCGTTCTGAAAGAGATACGATTCGGACCGAATACGGATGACCATGATTTCGATTTCAAACTGAAGCATGCCAAGAAATTCCTCAGTGATGGAGCTAAGGTCAAGGCCTACGTCTTCTTCAGAGGACGATCTATCGTTTACAAAGACCGAGGAGAGATCCTGCTATTGAGATTTGCAACAGAACTGGAAGAGCACGGAGTTGTCGAACAGATGCCCAAGCTCGAAGGTAAACGGATGATCATGTTGATCAATCCGAAGAAGAAGTAGAACATAAACAATAAGGCGATGCCAAAGATGAAGACCGTTGCCAGTGCCAAGAAGCGATTCAAGGTCACGGGAAGCGGAAAACTCAAAAGAAAGAAGGCCTTCCATAGTCACATCCTGACTAAGAAGTCCAAGAAACGCAAGCGCAACCTCACCAAATGGGACGATGTCCATCCAGCGGATACACCGAATGTGAAGCTGATGCTTTGCAAGTAATTTTTAATAACAGGTAATCATTTGAACCAGGTGTACAG
This genomic window from Flavobacteriales bacterium contains:
- a CDS encoding translation initiation factor IF-3; its protein translation is MAIRRRRSRGSYVKREDPHKINDKITAPKVRVVGEGVEAQVVPIQRALEIATEKELDLVEISPKADPPVCKIMDYRKFLYEQKKKEKELKAKQSKIVLKEIRFGPNTDDHDFDFKLKHAKKFLSDGAKVKAYVFFRGRSIVYKDRGEILLLRFATELEEHGVVEQMPKLEGKRMIMLINPKKK
- the rpmI gene encoding 50S ribosomal protein L35; its protein translation is MPKMKTVASAKKRFKVTGSGKLKRKKAFHSHILTKKSKKRKRNLTKWDDVHPADTPNVKLMLCK